The following proteins come from a genomic window of Pyxidicoccus sp. MSG2:
- a CDS encoding GAF domain-containing sensor histidine kinase: MYPESSSHEVGTHDGASQRVSGRLESHLEELQQIITRQRRMEALRRTALLDSPAEEAFDRLTRLTTRTLHVPVALVTLVDRDRQFFKSCTGLPAPWCDVRQTPLTYSFCIHVVASGQPLVIEDARKHPVLKENLAVDQLGVVAYAGFPLKTPNGEVLGTLCAIDTEPRAWTKNDLAILADLATSATTEIELRATRELEGQARAAEAARVTAEAARQRFALLAELSGALAEQLDLGRALTLAVRLSVPLVADGCVLDLLQEDGRLQREAVAHQDPREEQRLRDVSEPPGLFLSEAGDSSMMAGHLRLGDPGGSSIRLTLMGRGRVLGAISFTTIPPRRLGDTEVELARDVARRVALAVDNHRMNHELLEAVRSRDRFLSSASHELRTPLMTLRIQSQLLLRITRNEKPCSSSVLTSKADVIVRQVERLGHLVDELLDLARVREGRLRYHLEELDLAEVVREVAIRFREELSRSGSTLVLRTEGSARGRWDRGRLEQVMTHLLANAIKYGQGRPISLLVTRDEHTARLLVRDEGIGIAEADQARIFERFERAVSEQHYGGLGLGLWIVREVLAGMGGTIAVHSHPGMGSSFTVELPRHGAAEQTPVLH, translated from the coding sequence ATGTACCCGGAGAGCAGCTCACACGAGGTCGGCACTCACGACGGTGCATCCCAGCGGGTGTCCGGGCGGTTGGAGAGCCACCTGGAGGAGCTTCAGCAGATCATCACCCGCCAGCGCCGGATGGAGGCCCTGCGGCGCACGGCCCTGCTGGACAGCCCCGCCGAGGAGGCCTTCGACCGGCTGACGCGGCTGACGACGCGGACGCTGCACGTACCGGTGGCGCTCGTCACCCTGGTCGACAGGGACCGGCAGTTCTTCAAGAGCTGCACGGGACTGCCCGCGCCCTGGTGTGACGTCCGGCAGACGCCCCTCACCTACTCCTTCTGCATCCACGTGGTGGCCAGCGGGCAGCCACTCGTCATCGAGGACGCGCGCAAGCACCCGGTGCTGAAGGAGAACCTCGCCGTGGATCAGCTCGGCGTGGTGGCCTACGCCGGCTTCCCCTTGAAGACGCCGAATGGCGAGGTTCTCGGCACCCTGTGCGCCATCGACACCGAGCCGCGCGCGTGGACGAAGAACGACCTGGCCATCCTCGCGGACCTGGCGACCTCGGCGACGACGGAAATCGAGCTGCGCGCCACGCGCGAGCTGGAGGGACAGGCCCGGGCCGCGGAGGCCGCGCGCGTGACGGCCGAAGCCGCGCGCCAGCGCTTCGCCCTGCTGGCGGAGCTGAGCGGCGCACTCGCGGAGCAGTTGGACCTGGGCCGCGCACTCACCCTCGCCGTGCGTTTGTCGGTGCCTCTGGTGGCCGACGGCTGCGTCCTCGACCTGCTCCAGGAGGACGGACGGCTGCAGCGCGAGGCGGTGGCGCACCAGGACCCGCGCGAGGAGCAGCGGCTGCGCGACGTCTCCGAGCCCCCCGGCCTCTTCCTCTCCGAGGCGGGCGACTCGTCGATGATGGCCGGCCACCTCCGCCTGGGAGACCCCGGAGGATCCTCCATCCGCCTGACGCTCATGGGGCGCGGCCGGGTGCTGGGCGCCATCAGCTTCACCACCATTCCCCCGCGCCGCCTGGGCGACACCGAGGTGGAGCTGGCGCGGGACGTGGCGCGCCGCGTGGCGCTGGCAGTGGACAACCACCGGATGAATCACGAGCTGCTCGAGGCGGTCCGCTCCAGGGATCGGTTCCTCTCCAGCGCCTCGCACGAGCTGCGCACGCCGCTGATGACGCTGCGGATCCAGTCCCAGCTCCTGCTGCGCATCACCCGCAATGAGAAGCCCTGTTCCTCCAGCGTGCTGACCTCCAAGGCGGACGTCATCGTGCGGCAGGTGGAGCGGCTGGGGCACCTGGTGGACGAGCTGCTGGACCTCGCCCGGGTGCGAGAGGGGCGGCTGCGCTATCACCTGGAGGAGCTGGACCTGGCGGAGGTGGTGCGGGAGGTGGCCATCCGCTTCCGCGAGGAGCTGTCACGCAGCGGCAGCACGCTGGTGCTGCGCACCGAGGGCAGCGCCCGTGGAAGATGGGACCGGGGCCGCCTGGAGCAGGTGATGACCCACCTGTTGGCCAACGCCATCAAGTACGGGCAGGGCCGCCCCATCAGCCTGCTGGTGACGAGGGATGAGCACACCGCGCGGCTCCTCGTCCGCGACGAGGGCATCGGCATCGCGGAGGCGGACCAGGCGCGCATCTTCGAGCGCTTCGAGCGCGCCGTGTCCGAGCAGCACTACGGGGGCCTCGGGCTGGGGTTATGGATCGTCCGGGAGGTCCTCGCGGGGATGGGAGGCACCATCGCCGTACACAGCCATCCGGGGATGGGCTCCTCCTTCACCGTGGAGCTGCCCCGGCACGGAGCCGCCGAGCAGACCCCGGTCCTCCACTGA
- a CDS encoding ABC transporter permease yields the protein MATSHARRTVGRILAMAGKEVLHIRRDIRTLYLALAMPVLLLVLFGFGISFDVDHLVLAVVDQDRTAQSRELVRNVTASEEFILQWEGTSPEEGLSELRRGKAIAVLVVPRGFAEDVAGGGAQVQLLVDGADGNTATQALAKAQALVEMASRKLAGAAPRAPPLEVRVRTLFNPNSRSALFLVPGLASYLLAIVAVLITALTVAREWERGSMEQLFATPVGRMEIIVGKLLPYLGIGLLQVLLVLTAGAWIFDVPVRGSVVALGLGALLFLIGMLGQGLLISVVTRNQVVATQVATMTSVLPSMLLSGFIFPIANLPPPLKVVSMLIPARYFVSTLRGVLLRGNGVDVLWPQLLAMAIFATVMLTLATRRFQRRLD from the coding sequence ATGGCCACTTCACACGCGCGCCGTACGGTGGGCCGCATCCTCGCCATGGCTGGCAAGGAGGTGCTGCACATCCGCCGGGACATCCGCACCCTCTACCTGGCGCTGGCCATGCCGGTGCTGCTGCTGGTGCTGTTCGGGTTCGGCATCAGCTTCGACGTGGACCACCTGGTCCTGGCCGTCGTGGACCAGGACCGCACCGCGCAGTCGCGCGAACTGGTGCGCAACGTGACGGCGTCCGAGGAGTTCATCCTCCAGTGGGAGGGCACGTCCCCTGAGGAAGGGCTGAGCGAGCTGCGGCGCGGAAAGGCCATTGCCGTGCTGGTGGTGCCCCGGGGCTTCGCCGAGGACGTGGCGGGGGGCGGGGCCCAGGTGCAATTGCTGGTCGACGGGGCGGACGGAAACACCGCCACGCAGGCGCTGGCCAAGGCCCAGGCGCTGGTGGAGATGGCGAGCAGGAAGCTCGCGGGTGCGGCGCCGAGGGCGCCTCCGCTGGAGGTGCGGGTGCGGACGCTGTTCAACCCGAACAGTCGCTCGGCGCTGTTCCTGGTGCCGGGGCTGGCGTCGTACCTGCTGGCCATCGTCGCGGTGCTCATCACCGCGCTCACCGTGGCGCGCGAGTGGGAGCGCGGCTCCATGGAGCAGCTCTTCGCCACTCCGGTGGGACGGATGGAAATCATCGTGGGCAAGCTGCTGCCGTACCTCGGCATCGGCCTGCTCCAGGTGCTGCTGGTGCTGACGGCGGGCGCGTGGATTTTCGACGTGCCGGTGCGCGGCAGCGTGGTGGCGCTGGGGCTGGGGGCGCTGCTGTTCCTCATCGGCATGCTGGGCCAGGGGCTGCTCATCTCCGTGGTGACGCGCAACCAGGTGGTGGCCACGCAGGTGGCGACGATGACGTCCGTGCTGCCGTCCATGCTGCTGTCGGGCTTCATCTTCCCCATCGCCAACCTGCCCCCGCCGCTGAAGGTGGTGAGCATGTTGATTCCGGCCCGGTACTTCGTGAGCACGCTGCGCGGGGTGCTGCTGCGCGGCAACGGCGTGGACGTGCTGTGGCCGCAGCTGTTGGCCATGGCGATTTTCGCAACGGTGATGCTGACGCTGGCCACGCGCCGCTTCCAACGACGGCTGGACTGA
- a CDS encoding YdeI/OmpD-associated family protein: MPATKKAVVKKTPAKNAPTKKAVVKKAPVTTAKASPAGELPTLPFESQRAWETWLSANHASSRGVWLKLAKKAAGVASVTYPEALDVALAWGWIDGQKGSLDDAWWLQKFTPRGAKSVWSKVNREKIQALVDAGKMQPSGLAAVERAKEDGRWAAAYDSPSKATVPEDLAAALAANPRATAFFATLNAANRYAILWRVHNAKKAETRARRIADFVAMLARHEKPHP, encoded by the coding sequence ATGCCCGCGACGAAGAAGGCCGTGGTGAAGAAGACGCCCGCGAAGAACGCGCCCACGAAGAAGGCCGTGGTGAAGAAGGCGCCCGTGACGACGGCGAAGGCCTCGCCCGCGGGGGAACTGCCCACCCTCCCGTTCGAGAGCCAGCGCGCGTGGGAGACGTGGCTCTCGGCGAATCATGCGTCGTCGCGCGGGGTGTGGCTGAAGCTCGCGAAGAAGGCGGCGGGCGTCGCGTCCGTCACGTATCCGGAGGCACTGGACGTGGCGCTCGCGTGGGGCTGGATTGACGGCCAGAAGGGGAGCCTCGACGACGCGTGGTGGCTGCAGAAGTTCACCCCGCGCGGGGCGAAGAGCGTCTGGTCGAAGGTGAACCGCGAGAAGATTCAGGCCCTCGTCGACGCAGGGAAGATGCAGCCCTCCGGGCTCGCGGCGGTGGAGCGCGCCAAGGAGGACGGGCGCTGGGCAGCGGCCTACGACTCACCGAGCAAGGCCACCGTCCCGGAGGACCTGGCGGCGGCGCTGGCCGCCAATCCCCGCGCCACCGCGTTCTTCGCCACGCTCAACGCCGCCAACCGCTACGCCATCCTGTGGCGCGTCCATAACGCGAAGAAGGCGGAGACGCGGGCGCGGCGCATCGCCGACTTCGTGGCGATGCTCGCCCGGCACGAGAAGCCGCACCCCTGA
- a CDS encoding ABC transporter ATP-binding protein, with amino-acid sequence MSTAIEVEHLTRRFGNFTAVNDVSFTVGAGEIFGYLGANGAGKSTTIRMLCGLLKPTGGHARVAGHDVSEEPERVKAGIGYMSQRFSLYLDLTVRANLEFFASAYGAHGRELATRIGEMVERMQLTSIQDEVTGSLPGGMQQRVALASAVLHRPRIVFLDEPTAGVDPMQRRSFWALIRELAAGGTTVFVTTHYMDEAENCARIGIMVDGRLVALDTPEGLKRTHAPGRVLEVRGPNLAPALDALRGQPGVLDVSRFGSGATVRVDPERLTAESLGHWLRARGVDPLELEESAPTLDDVFLALTAGAQRGED; translated from the coding sequence ATGAGCACCGCCATCGAGGTGGAGCACCTGACGCGGCGCTTCGGCAACTTCACCGCGGTGAACGACGTGAGCTTCACCGTGGGGGCCGGAGAAATCTTCGGCTACCTGGGCGCGAATGGCGCCGGCAAGTCCACCACCATCCGCATGTTGTGCGGGCTCTTGAAGCCCACGGGCGGCCATGCCCGGGTGGCGGGCCACGACGTGAGCGAAGAGCCGGAGCGCGTGAAGGCCGGCATCGGCTACATGTCCCAGCGCTTCTCGCTGTACCTGGACCTGACGGTGCGGGCGAACCTGGAGTTCTTCGCCTCCGCGTACGGCGCACACGGCCGGGAATTGGCGACGCGCATCGGAGAGATGGTGGAGCGGATGCAGCTCACCTCCATCCAGGACGAGGTGACGGGCTCGCTGCCGGGAGGCATGCAGCAGCGCGTGGCCCTGGCCAGCGCGGTGCTGCACCGCCCGCGCATCGTCTTCCTGGACGAGCCCACCGCGGGCGTGGACCCGATGCAGCGCCGCTCCTTCTGGGCACTCATCCGCGAGCTGGCCGCGGGCGGCACCACCGTCTTCGTCACCACGCACTACATGGACGAAGCGGAAAACTGCGCCCGCATCGGCATCATGGTGGACGGACGGCTGGTGGCGCTGGACACCCCGGAGGGCCTCAAGCGCACGCACGCCCCGGGCCGCGTCCTCGAGGTGCGAGGCCCCAACCTGGCCCCCGCGCTGGACGCACTGCGCGGCCAGCCCGGCGTGCTGGACGTGAGCCGCTTCGGCTCGGGGGCCACGGTGAGGGTGGACCCGGAGCGGTTGACGGCGGAGTCGCTCGGGCACTGGCTGCGCGCGCGGGGCGTGGACCCGCTGGAGTTGGAGGAGTCCGCGCCCACGCTGGACGACGTCTTCCTGGCGCTCACCGCCGGGGCGCAACGAGGGGAGGACTGA
- a CDS encoding ABC transporter ATP-binding protein, with the protein MSDAPDVALEDVRKGFGATQALRGVSLAVGHGEVYGLVGPDGAGKTTAIRLMAGLLRADGGRVRMLGEDPTNPRSQVREGLGLVPQRNTLYGDLSVDENLHFFARLFGLSKADFASRRERLLDITRLGRFTERRADALSGGMYKKLALACALLHRPRVLLLDEPTNGVDPVSRRELWELLYTLVHDGMTLIVSTPYMDEAARCHRVGLLYAGELIAEGGPRELARQHGVAAANFEAVFLALVERSNGTGGRAA; encoded by the coding sequence ATGAGTGATGCGCCGGATGTCGCGCTCGAGGACGTGCGCAAGGGCTTCGGCGCCACCCAGGCCCTGCGGGGCGTGTCGCTGGCGGTGGGCCACGGCGAGGTGTACGGCCTCGTGGGCCCGGACGGCGCGGGGAAGACGACGGCCATCCGGCTGATGGCGGGCCTGCTGCGCGCGGACGGCGGCCGCGTGCGGATGCTGGGTGAGGACCCCACGAATCCGCGCTCCCAGGTGCGCGAGGGGCTGGGCCTGGTGCCCCAGCGCAACACCCTCTACGGCGACCTGAGCGTGGATGAGAACCTCCACTTCTTCGCGCGGCTGTTCGGCCTGTCGAAGGCGGACTTCGCCTCGCGGCGCGAGCGACTGCTGGACATCACCCGGCTGGGCCGCTTCACGGAGCGCCGGGCGGACGCGCTCTCCGGCGGCATGTACAAGAAGCTGGCGCTGGCGTGCGCCCTGCTCCACCGGCCGCGCGTGCTGCTGCTGGACGAGCCCACCAACGGCGTGGACCCGGTGAGCCGCCGTGAGCTGTGGGAGCTGCTCTACACGCTGGTCCACGACGGCATGACGCTGATTGTGTCCACGCCGTACATGGACGAGGCGGCGCGCTGCCACCGCGTGGGGCTGCTCTACGCGGGCGAGCTCATCGCCGAGGGCGGCCCCCGAGAGCTGGCGCGCCAGCACGGCGTGGCGGCGGCCAACTTCGAGGCGGTGTTCCTCGCGCTCGTCGAGCGGAGCAACGGCACCGGCGGGAGGGCCGCATGA
- a CDS encoding HlyD family secretion protein → MRRAVLLFVVLVGALGALLGLRILKDRRAAEGPAGGSGVVEGTGVDVRARINARVLTRHVEEGARVAKGALLVTLDCTEPEAGLAEMEARLAMARAQADAARAGALAAGRNSEAVAAQATGSQAQIASLADQQGLAKRQAERLQQMGAATTEALLDEAKARAASLEQQLEAARHSSTAAGRQARAATEQERASLQQAESALRGVEAAEATLRRARVTVAECELHAPMAGTVETLALEPGELALPGAVVARLVDTARPKATFYLPNAELAAAHPGQEATVRADAYPDRTFPARVVTVAREAAFTPRNVQTRSDRDRLVYPVEVHIDAPEGLLLPGMPVEITLSPGQAPAVAEQRP, encoded by the coding sequence ATGCGACGTGCCGTCCTGTTGTTCGTGGTCCTGGTGGGTGCGCTCGGCGCCCTGCTCGGGTTGCGCATCCTGAAGGACCGCCGGGCGGCGGAAGGGCCCGCGGGCGGCTCGGGCGTGGTGGAGGGCACCGGCGTGGACGTGCGCGCCCGCATCAACGCCCGCGTGCTGACGCGGCACGTGGAGGAAGGCGCACGGGTGGCCAAGGGTGCGCTGCTCGTCACGCTCGACTGCACGGAGCCCGAGGCGGGCCTCGCGGAGATGGAGGCCCGGCTGGCCATGGCCCGGGCGCAGGCGGACGCCGCACGGGCCGGCGCCCTGGCGGCCGGTCGCAACAGCGAGGCCGTCGCCGCGCAGGCCACCGGCAGCCAGGCGCAGATTGCCTCGCTGGCGGACCAGCAGGGGCTCGCGAAGCGGCAGGCGGAGCGTCTGCAGCAGATGGGCGCGGCCACCACCGAGGCCTTGCTGGACGAGGCGAAGGCCCGGGCCGCGTCGCTGGAGCAGCAACTGGAGGCCGCGCGTCACTCCAGCACGGCCGCCGGGCGGCAGGCCCGTGCCGCCACGGAGCAGGAGCGCGCGAGCCTGCAGCAGGCGGAGTCCGCCCTGCGCGGAGTGGAGGCCGCCGAGGCCACGCTGCGCCGCGCCCGCGTCACCGTGGCGGAGTGCGAGCTGCACGCGCCCATGGCGGGCACGGTGGAGACACTGGCGCTGGAGCCGGGTGAGTTGGCCCTGCCGGGCGCGGTGGTGGCGCGGCTGGTGGACACGGCCCGGCCCAAGGCCACCTTCTACCTGCCCAACGCGGAGCTGGCCGCGGCGCACCCCGGGCAGGAGGCCACGGTGCGCGCGGACGCGTACCCGGACCGCACCTTCCCCGCCCGCGTCGTCACCGTGGCGCGCGAGGCGGCCTTCACGCCGCGCAACGTGCAGACGCGCAGTGACCGGGACAGGCTCGTCTATCCCGTCGAGGTGCACATCGACGCGCCAGAGGGGCTGCTGCTGCCGGGCATGCCGGTGGAAATCACGTTGAGCCCCGGGCAGGCGCCGGCCGTGGCGGAGCAGCGGCCATGA
- a CDS encoding DUF2267 domain-containing protein, with the protein MTHDEFLARVAERAGLSGPEEASRVARAVLGVVGERLGRRAVLRLAEDLPGPLEGMLRNDGPGQDFDEDALYARVAGREHVRPGFAVEHTGVVCQALAEALSEGALHRLHEDLPGPLGALFTPREVRERFEYVHVEATHHSLAEGHPGSQHPLSASRLERAHTHSVVRSDNPHGDTKLSSASGLTQEREHSSLSSASGLTQERQHSTLATGHPGARLARGDDED; encoded by the coding sequence ATGACGCACGACGAATTCCTGGCGCGAGTCGCCGAACGCGCGGGGCTGTCCGGCCCCGAGGAGGCCTCCCGCGTCGCGCGGGCCGTGCTCGGCGTCGTGGGTGAGCGACTCGGCCGGAGGGCGGTCTTGCGGCTGGCCGAGGACCTTCCCGGCCCGCTGGAGGGCATGCTGCGAAACGATGGCCCCGGCCAGGACTTCGACGAAGACGCGCTCTATGCGCGAGTCGCCGGCCGCGAGCACGTCCGTCCGGGCTTCGCGGTGGAGCACACGGGCGTCGTCTGTCAGGCGCTGGCCGAGGCGCTCTCCGAGGGCGCGCTGCACCGGCTCCACGAGGACCTGCCCGGTCCGCTCGGCGCCCTCTTCACGCCTCGCGAGGTACGCGAGCGCTTCGAATACGTCCACGTCGAGGCCACCCACCACTCCCTCGCCGAGGGCCACCCGGGAAGCCAGCACCCGCTGTCCGCGTCCCGGCTGGAGCGGGCGCACACGCACTCGGTGGTGAGGTCCGACAACCCGCACGGGGACACCAAGCTCTCCAGCGCCTCCGGACTCACCCAGGAACGCGAGCACTCGTCGCTGTCCAGCGCGTCCGGGCTCACGCAGGAGCGCCAGCACTCGACGCTGGCGACGGGCCACCCGGGCGCGAGGCTCGCGCGCGGCGACGACGAGGACTGA
- a CDS encoding M1 family aminopeptidase: protein MIPVARRVAVLLSFTSLWACGPTTEPAGPEASPAPGAEVLGETQETLSCPPLSEGSQFGSCPELCTVVNRLPLPLPQASLSRNILATALDVKLATLSATATIQVSPSVATGLSLKVGDLVITGVRSRCGTLKYTVQDGQLDIGLPVWASSVIIDYTFSETPDFDGYLPNGSTFTWPSFCENLYPCHPALADGVKFSLKVGNLPAGKKAVYPTQIPGDAPAYMLAWAVGDYTELPLGATTAGTQVSVWHLPGEAAVATSGTLHLKAAVDFFEKQYGPYTFGRKVGSVSANWGPGAYGGMEHHPYWHVASDAMDDKLVHQHEAAHGWYGNGVRIQCWEDFVLSEGTAEYLTARSVRATEGAEAEAAVWVQWTGELERAVSRGDTLALPDSTCNAIDILTHPLWSNIPYKKGAFFYRALEKQIGTAAIDRVLSRFYRQHVGGTARMQDLLDLVKAETGQDPTPLANAWLRSLGIPAETP from the coding sequence ATGATCCCTGTAGCGAGAAGAGTCGCCGTCCTGCTGTCCTTCACGAGCCTCTGGGCCTGCGGCCCCACCACGGAGCCCGCCGGCCCCGAAGCGTCCCCTGCCCCCGGAGCCGAGGTGCTGGGTGAGACGCAGGAGACCCTGTCCTGCCCCCCGCTTTCGGAGGGCTCGCAGTTCGGCTCGTGCCCCGAGCTGTGCACCGTCGTGAACCGGCTGCCGCTGCCGCTGCCCCAGGCGAGCCTGTCGCGCAACATCCTCGCCACCGCGCTGGACGTGAAGCTCGCCACGCTGAGTGCCACGGCCACCATCCAGGTGTCGCCGTCGGTCGCGACGGGCCTGTCGCTGAAGGTCGGCGACCTCGTCATCACCGGCGTGCGCAGCCGCTGCGGCACGCTGAAGTACACCGTGCAGGACGGACAGCTCGACATCGGCCTGCCGGTGTGGGCGAGCAGCGTCATCATCGACTACACCTTCTCCGAGACGCCCGACTTCGACGGCTACCTGCCCAACGGCAGCACCTTCACGTGGCCGTCCTTCTGCGAGAACCTCTACCCGTGCCACCCGGCGCTGGCGGACGGCGTGAAGTTCTCGCTGAAGGTGGGCAACCTGCCCGCGGGCAAGAAGGCCGTGTACCCCACGCAGATTCCCGGGGACGCCCCGGCCTACATGCTGGCGTGGGCGGTGGGCGACTACACCGAGCTGCCCCTGGGTGCTACCACCGCGGGGACGCAGGTCTCCGTCTGGCACCTGCCCGGTGAGGCGGCCGTCGCGACCTCGGGCACGCTCCACCTGAAGGCCGCGGTGGACTTCTTCGAGAAGCAGTACGGCCCGTACACCTTCGGCCGCAAGGTGGGCTCGGTGTCCGCCAACTGGGGCCCTGGCGCGTACGGCGGCATGGAGCACCACCCGTACTGGCACGTGGCGTCGGACGCCATGGACGACAAGTTGGTGCACCAGCACGAAGCCGCCCACGGCTGGTACGGCAACGGCGTGCGCATCCAGTGCTGGGAGGACTTCGTCCTCTCCGAGGGCACCGCCGAGTACCTCACCGCCCGCTCCGTGCGCGCCACCGAGGGCGCCGAGGCCGAGGCCGCCGTCTGGGTGCAGTGGACGGGCGAGCTGGAGCGCGCCGTCTCGCGCGGCGACACCCTCGCGTTGCCGGACTCCACCTGCAACGCGATTGACATCCTCACGCACCCGCTCTGGTCCAACATCCCCTACAAGAAGGGCGCGTTCTTCTACCGCGCGCTGGAGAAGCAGATCGGCACCGCGGCCATCGACCGCGTGCTGTCCCGCTTCTACCGCCAGCACGTGGGCGGCACCGCCCGCATGCAGGATCTGCTGGACCTGGTGAAGGCGGAGACAGGCCAGGACCCGACGCCGCTCGCCAACGCGTGGCTGCGCAGCCTGGGCATTCCCGCCGAGACGCCCTGA
- a CDS encoding ABC transporter permease, which yields MHPLVVQYRAVVVKEVRQTVRDKRVMALLTIAPLMQLFVLGFAVNFDVRHVPTAVVDRDNTSESRDYARTLLAGDTLDLKAEVHDERTAQELLERGEASVALVFPRQFQEDVLRGSGAQVQALVDGSDPVRSGVAVDAVARHAAQRAARLMQTEAVARGELPLRPPVELVPRVLYNPELSTAVYVVPGIAAMLLLVVTTIIMAMGLARERESGTLEQLQVTPLKPGILMAGKVTPFVLIGLVDVGLALSVGAWVFKVPLRGNLGLVALATLLYLLSTLGVGLLIATLSRTQQQAFVGGFLFLLPAVLLSGVMTPINAMPDWLAWVTYFNPVRYYVEVLRGTLLKSAGLADLWRQVLLLGVFGTLVMAMASRRFRKTST from the coding sequence ATGCATCCCCTGGTCGTGCAGTACCGAGCCGTGGTGGTGAAGGAAGTCCGGCAGACGGTGCGGGACAAGCGCGTGATGGCGCTGCTCACCATTGCCCCGCTGATGCAGCTCTTCGTCCTCGGCTTCGCGGTGAACTTCGACGTGCGCCACGTGCCCACGGCGGTGGTGGACCGCGACAACACCTCGGAGAGCCGCGACTACGCGCGCACGCTCCTGGCCGGCGACACGCTGGATTTGAAGGCGGAGGTCCACGACGAGCGCACCGCGCAGGAATTGCTGGAGCGCGGCGAGGCCTCGGTGGCGCTGGTGTTCCCCCGGCAGTTCCAGGAGGACGTGCTGCGCGGAAGCGGAGCCCAGGTGCAGGCGCTGGTGGATGGCTCGGACCCGGTGCGCTCGGGCGTGGCGGTGGACGCGGTGGCACGGCACGCGGCGCAGCGGGCCGCGCGGCTCATGCAGACGGAAGCCGTGGCCCGGGGAGAGCTTCCACTCCGCCCACCGGTGGAGCTGGTGCCGCGCGTCCTCTACAACCCGGAGCTGTCCACGGCGGTGTACGTGGTGCCGGGCATCGCGGCGATGCTGCTGCTCGTCGTCACCACCATCATCATGGCCATGGGGCTGGCCCGCGAGCGGGAGAGCGGCACGCTGGAGCAACTCCAGGTGACGCCGCTCAAGCCCGGCATCCTGATGGCGGGCAAGGTGACGCCGTTCGTCCTCATCGGCCTGGTGGACGTGGGCCTGGCGCTGAGCGTGGGCGCCTGGGTGTTCAAGGTGCCGCTGCGGGGCAACCTGGGGCTGGTGGCGCTGGCCACCCTGCTCTACCTGCTGTCCACGCTGGGCGTGGGGCTCCTCATCGCCACGCTGAGCCGCACGCAGCAGCAGGCCTTCGTCGGAGGCTTCCTCTTCCTGCTCCCGGCGGTGCTGTTGTCCGGGGTGATGACGCCGATCAACGCCATGCCGGACTGGCTGGCGTGGGTCACGTACTTCAACCCCGTGCGCTACTACGTGGAGGTGCTGCGCGGCACGCTGCTCAAGAGCGCGGGCCTGGCCGACCTCTGGCGGCAGGTGCTGCTGCTGGGCGTCTTCGGCACCCTCGTGATGGCCATGGCCTCGCGCCGCTTCCGCAAGACGTCGACATGA